The nucleotide sequence TCCTGCCCCGACCCGGACTGCGTGGTGCCCGGCGCCCACCCCTACGACCCCGGACTGCTCGCCGCCACCACGGACGAGCGGATGATCCGCTGGTGGTGGACCAGGCGCCCGGACGCGCCGGTCGTCCTCGCCACCGGCGGCCGCGCGCCCTGCGCGGTCAGCCTGCCCGCGGTGGCGGGCGCGCGGGCGCTCGCCGCGCTCGACGCGACGGGCATGCGGCTCGGCCCGGTGGTGGCCACCCCGACGCGGTGGTCGATCCTCGTGGCCCCGTACGGCCTCGAACGGCTCGGTGAGCTGCTGTACGCGAAGGACAGCGTGCCCAGTTCGCTGCGGTTCCATGGAGAGGGCGGCTATCTACTCCTGCCGCCGTCGGTCGCCGGGACCGGCCAGGTGCGCTGGGAGCGGGCTCCGCTCGCCGGTTCGGCCCGGCCGTGGCTGCCGGACGTGGAGGCCGTGGTCGACGCGCTGATCGAGGCGAGCACGAGCACCCCGGGCGGCGGGAGCCGGCTGGCGTACTGAGGCGGCGGCCGGCGGCGTACTGAGGCGGCGGCTGGCGTACTGAGGGGGTCGCCGTCGGCGTACTGAGGCGGCGGCCGGCACTTCTCTTCACCCGAACGGGTGTGTCCTGGTCCGACTTGTACGGGAAACGGGCGCGCGGCCGACCGGGCGCCCGTCGGCCGCCGCTATGTTCACCCCACCGTTCAAGATCTCCAGCCGAGCAGGAGCAGGTGGGGCACATGAGTCCGGTGAACCTCCGCGTGGTCGGACTCGGGGCCGTCGTCACGGCCGCCGTCCTGTTGCCGCTCGTCGCGATGGCGGGCCCAACGGGCGAACCCGTACGACCGGCCGGGGCGGCCGGAGGGGCCGACGCGAAGCCCGGCGACCTGTGGGAGGGCCTCGGCCTGGAGCCCCGCGCGCCGGAGGCCGCTCCCGCGCCGGCGACCTCCGCCGCTCCGGGGCCCGTATCCGGGCCCGCCGC is from Streptomyces venezuelae ATCC 10712 and encodes:
- a CDS encoding bifunctional DNA primase/polymerase; protein product: MREILGRRRRLRFRRKARTARLDAAVTFAVEWGWPVLPGAGLRATTRTAAGPACSCPDPDCVVPGAHPYDPGLLAATTDERMIRWWWTRRPDAPVVLATGGRAPCAVSLPAVAGARALAALDATGMRLGPVVATPTRWSILVAPYGLERLGELLYAKDSVPSSLRFHGEGGYLLLPPSVAGTGQVRWERAPLAGSARPWLPDVEAVVDALIEASTSTPGGGSRLAY